A single genomic interval of Saccharothrix saharensis harbors:
- a CDS encoding NUDIX hydrolase, which yields MPQSSGRSGGPKPRRRNRRRGRRLKTVDETSAGGLVLDFEQHVAAIIGRLDRRGRLLWSLPKGHIEAGETAEQTAVREVAEETGIHSRVLRPLGSIDYWFVAEDRRVHKTVHHFLLEALGGELSDEDVEVTEVAWVPLGELDDRLAYADERRLVRRAAELLAEFQADGAESA from the coding sequence ATGCCCCAGTCGTCCGGTCGCTCCGGCGGTCCCAAGCCGAGGCGCCGGAACCGGCGTCGCGGCCGAAGGCTGAAGACCGTCGACGAGACCTCGGCGGGCGGACTGGTGCTGGACTTCGAGCAGCACGTCGCCGCGATCATCGGGCGGCTGGACCGGCGCGGGCGGTTGCTGTGGTCGCTGCCGAAGGGCCACATCGAGGCGGGCGAGACCGCGGAACAGACCGCGGTGCGCGAGGTCGCCGAGGAGACCGGTATTCATAGCAGGGTCCTGCGCCCGCTCGGCTCGATCGACTACTGGTTCGTCGCCGAGGACCGGCGGGTGCACAAGACCGTCCACCACTTCCTGCTGGAAGCGCTGGGCGGCGAGCTTTCCGACGAAGACGTGGAGGTCACCGAGGTGGCGTGGGTGCCCCTGGGCGAACTGGACGACCGGCTCGCCTACGCGGACGAGCGTCGACTGGTGCGCCGAGCCGCCGAACTGCTCGCCGAGTTCCAGGCGGACGGGGCGGAGTCGGCGTGA
- the trxA gene encoding thioredoxin, which translates to MAGTPVVTSAQTFTDDVLTSDKPVLVDFWATWCGPCKMVAPVLEEIAAEHPDKITIAKLDIDANPSIARDYQIMSVPTMILFQGGKPVKQIVGAKPKAALLKDLSDVL; encoded by the coding sequence ATGGCAGGCACCCCCGTGGTCACGTCCGCTCAGACGTTCACCGATGACGTGCTGACCAGCGACAAGCCGGTACTGGTCGACTTCTGGGCGACCTGGTGCGGCCCGTGCAAGATGGTCGCCCCGGTGCTCGAGGAGATCGCCGCCGAGCACCCCGACAAGATCACCATCGCGAAGCTCGACATCGACGCCAACCCGTCGATCGCGCGGGACTACCAGATCATGTCGGTGCCGACCATGATCCTGTTCCAGGGCGGCAAGCCGGTGAAGCAGATCGTGGGCGCGAAGCCGAAGGCCGCGCTGCTCAAGGACCTGTCCGACGTGCTCTGA
- a CDS encoding protein kinase family protein, translating to MSSGPIQNTSLVPGGVIGDGRYRLLAQSGVDRRCDAHLWRARDGQLNRDVALTVLVGDPADHAAAGRAKRTAERAMHAASFTHPGVSRVIDVLTPGAGIRLDEGILAVIVAEWTQGTDLLDLVAEGPLPAGAATRLLEPLGAAIEGAHHAGLVLGADHPQRIRVTSDGRLRLAFPGPRPEAIARDDVKGLGAILYLLLTGKWALPNGPDGVPVAPTGPDGSVLAPSALHPYVPHELSSVAVRSLEDTSVGGIRTSAAILQVLDQIAQSEAQTALIQPVQDDPADDGAVWTTQRPVRDKDHKRKLMISVAVLAVATLAVVVWLGVQIVSFFSDEPSRGGGPTVVIGQSTTPGQSGQPAPPPPQPAGPVQPASVGVYDVTNQPDNATRANRAVDNNPTTVWQTENYFQPFPALKPGIGLMAGFAEPVKLSSVTITSPSEGTVVEIRVAGAPNAPLPETKVIATATLSAGQTQIQLGDHEPTQHVLVWITKLGGSGKNNRSEVAELVYTRAQ from the coding sequence GTGAGCAGCGGTCCGATCCAGAACACCTCGCTGGTGCCCGGCGGGGTGATCGGCGACGGCCGGTACCGGCTGCTGGCGCAGTCGGGTGTGGACCGGCGGTGCGACGCGCACCTGTGGCGAGCCCGGGACGGGCAGCTCAACCGGGACGTCGCGCTGACCGTGCTGGTGGGCGACCCCGCCGACCACGCCGCCGCGGGCCGCGCCAAGCGGACCGCCGAACGCGCGATGCACGCCGCCAGCTTCACCCACCCGGGTGTTTCGCGGGTGATCGACGTGCTGACCCCCGGCGCGGGGATCCGGCTCGACGAGGGCATCCTCGCGGTGATCGTGGCCGAGTGGACCCAGGGCACCGACCTGCTCGACCTGGTGGCCGAGGGCCCGCTGCCGGCGGGCGCGGCGACCCGGCTGCTGGAGCCGCTGGGCGCGGCGATCGAGGGCGCGCACCACGCGGGTCTCGTGCTCGGCGCGGACCACCCGCAGCGCATCCGCGTGACGTCGGACGGCAGGCTGCGGCTCGCGTTCCCGGGGCCCCGGCCGGAGGCCATCGCCCGCGACGACGTCAAGGGCCTGGGCGCGATCCTGTACCTGCTGCTGACCGGGAAGTGGGCGCTGCCCAACGGCCCGGACGGCGTGCCCGTCGCGCCCACGGGACCGGACGGCTCCGTGCTCGCGCCGAGCGCGCTGCACCCGTACGTGCCGCACGAGCTGTCGTCGGTCGCCGTGCGCAGCCTGGAGGACACCAGCGTCGGCGGCATCCGCACCAGCGCGGCGATCCTGCAGGTGCTGGACCAGATCGCCCAGTCGGAGGCGCAGACCGCGCTGATCCAGCCGGTCCAGGACGACCCGGCGGACGACGGCGCGGTGTGGACCACGCAGCGCCCGGTCCGGGACAAGGACCACAAGCGCAAGCTGATGATCAGCGTGGCCGTGCTCGCGGTGGCGACCCTGGCCGTGGTCGTCTGGCTCGGCGTGCAGATCGTGAGCTTCTTCAGCGACGAGCCCTCCCGCGGCGGCGGGCCGACGGTGGTGATCGGCCAGTCGACCACGCCGGGGCAGAGCGGCCAGCCCGCGCCGCCCCCGCCCCAGCCGGCCGGTCCCGTGCAGCCCGCGTCCGTCGGCGTGTACGACGTGACCAACCAGCCCGACAACGCGACCCGGGCCAACCGCGCGGTCGACAACAACCCGACCACGGTGTGGCAGACCGAGAACTACTTCCAGCCGTTCCCGGCGCTCAAGCCCGGCATCGGGCTGATGGCCGGCTTCGCCGAGCCGGTGAAGCTGTCGTCGGTGACGATCACGTCGCCCAGCGAGGGCACGGTGGTGGAGATCCGCGTGGCGGGCGCGCCCAACGCGCCGCTGCCGGAGACGAAGGTCATCGCGACGGCGACGCTGTCGGCGGGGCAGACCCAGATCCAGCTCGGCGACCACGAGCCCACCCAGCACGTGCTGGTGTGGATCACCAAGCTCGGCGGCAGCGGCAAGAACAACCGCTCCGAGGTCGCGGAACTGGTCTACACCCGCGCCCAGTAG
- the murJ gene encoding murein biosynthesis integral membrane protein MurJ: MTQEQPQGPSLARASGSMAVATIVSRASGLLSKLLLIAILGVDALNDSYQVATTLPTMINELLLGGVLTSVAIPLLVRAEKEDGDRGESYAQWMITMSAVVLGIGTLIAVACAPLLTALFIDSSDAEPELVTAFAYLVLPGIVFYGLSALIGAILNTRHVFGLPTWAPVLNNVVVIITLGVYWLMPGEISLDPVRMGEPKLLVLGLGTMLGVAVQASVLVPALRRTGFRFRWRWGWDRRLSEFGGLAFWVLLYVALGFVSMVVLTKVATHDRGAITVYNMQWLIAQVPYGVLGVSLLTALMPKMSRAAAAHDTDALVGDLAFGNRMSSILLMPFSALMTVSGVSIGLAVFSLGASGVEGGEAIGTALALSAFGLVPYAITLLQLRVFYALKDARTPTIIQAIIVVVRIGLLYGFLAFSPPDKLAVGVSIAMSLSFVVGALVGQLWLRLRLGRLRTGYTAWTICLTVVASAIAFGAATGLAWAVVGGLGIESPVAGAWVEVAIQTIVGLPGSFLLLALFRVPEVKPAVAKISRLVGRR, encoded by the coding sequence GTGACGCAGGAACAGCCGCAGGGCCCGTCGCTGGCGCGCGCCAGCGGCTCGATGGCCGTCGCCACGATCGTCAGCCGCGCCTCCGGGCTGCTGTCCAAGCTGCTGCTGATCGCGATCCTCGGCGTCGACGCCCTGAACGACTCCTACCAGGTCGCCACCACGCTGCCGACGATGATCAACGAGTTGCTGCTCGGCGGCGTGCTGACCAGCGTGGCCATCCCGCTGCTGGTGCGCGCCGAGAAGGAGGACGGCGACCGCGGCGAGTCCTACGCCCAGTGGATGATCACCATGTCGGCGGTGGTCCTCGGCATCGGCACGCTCATCGCGGTCGCGTGCGCGCCGCTGCTGACGGCGCTGTTCATCGACTCGTCCGACGCCGAGCCCGAGCTGGTCACCGCGTTCGCGTACCTGGTGCTGCCGGGCATCGTGTTCTACGGGCTGTCCGCGCTGATCGGCGCGATCCTCAACACCCGGCACGTGTTCGGCCTGCCCACGTGGGCACCGGTGCTGAACAACGTCGTGGTGATCATCACGCTGGGCGTCTACTGGCTGATGCCGGGCGAGATCTCCCTCGACCCGGTGCGGATGGGCGAGCCGAAGCTGCTCGTCCTCGGCCTGGGCACGATGCTGGGCGTGGCCGTGCAGGCGTCCGTGCTGGTCCCCGCGCTGCGCCGGACCGGGTTCCGGTTCCGCTGGCGGTGGGGCTGGGACCGGCGGCTGTCGGAGTTCGGCGGCCTGGCGTTCTGGGTGCTGCTGTACGTGGCGCTCGGCTTCGTCAGCATGGTCGTGCTGACCAAGGTCGCCACGCACGACCGCGGCGCGATCACCGTCTACAACATGCAGTGGCTGATCGCCCAGGTGCCCTACGGCGTGCTCGGCGTGTCGCTGCTGACCGCGCTGATGCCGAAGATGAGCCGCGCGGCGGCGGCGCACGACACCGACGCGCTGGTCGGCGACCTGGCGTTCGGCAACCGGATGTCGTCGATCCTGCTGATGCCGTTCAGCGCGCTGATGACGGTGTCGGGCGTGTCGATCGGCCTGGCGGTGTTCTCGCTCGGCGCGTCCGGCGTCGAGGGCGGCGAGGCGATCGGCACGGCGCTGGCGCTGTCGGCGTTCGGGCTGGTGCCCTACGCCATCACGCTGCTGCAACTGCGGGTGTTCTACGCCTTGAAGGACGCCCGGACGCCGACGATCATCCAGGCGATCATCGTGGTGGTGCGGATCGGCCTGCTGTACGGGTTCCTGGCGTTCTCGCCACCGGACAAGCTGGCGGTCGGCGTGTCGATCGCGATGTCGCTGAGCTTCGTGGTCGGCGCCCTGGTGGGCCAGCTGTGGCTGCGGTTGCGGCTCGGCCGGCTGCGCACCGGTTACACGGCGTGGACGATCTGCCTCACGGTCGTGGCGTCCGCGATCGCGTTCGGCGCGGCGACCGGGCTCGCGTGGGCGGTCGTCGGAGGCCTGGGGATCGAGTCCCCCGTCGCGGGTGCCTGGGTCGAGGTGGCGATCCAGACGATCGTCGGGTTGCCGGGCAGCTTCCTGCTGCTGGCGCTGTTCCGAGTACCCGAGGTGAAGCCGGCCGTCGCCAAGATCAGTCGTTTGGTGGGTCGCCGATGA
- the trxB gene encoding thioredoxin-disulfide reductase has product MSDVRNLIVVGSGPAGYTAAVYAARAQLEPLVFEGSQYGGALMTTTEVENYPGFRDGIMGPDLMEQMREQAKRFGAELRAEDVEAVELDGPVKYVTANGKRYAARAVILAMGAAARYLHVPGEQELLGRGVSACATCDGFFFRDQDIAVIGGGDSAMEEATFLTRFARSVTVIHRREEFRASKIMLERARSNEKIKWLLNAEVVEVLGQDSGTVAGVKTRDTRTGEVTEHPFTGFFVAIGHDPRSELVKGQVELDGEGYVQVIGRTTHTNVDGVFAAGDLVDHTYRQAITAAGSGCAAAIDAERWLAEHGTTEAAVTAEHVGGGYGEPVTTS; this is encoded by the coding sequence GTGTCGGACGTTCGGAACCTGATCGTCGTGGGATCGGGGCCCGCCGGGTACACCGCGGCGGTCTACGCGGCGCGTGCCCAGCTCGAACCGCTGGTGTTCGAGGGCTCGCAGTACGGCGGCGCGCTGATGACCACGACCGAAGTCGAGAACTACCCCGGTTTCCGCGACGGCATCATGGGCCCCGACCTCATGGAGCAGATGCGGGAGCAGGCCAAGCGCTTCGGCGCCGAGCTGCGCGCGGAGGACGTCGAGGCCGTCGAGCTGGACGGCCCGGTCAAGTACGTGACCGCGAACGGCAAGCGCTACGCCGCCCGCGCGGTCATCCTGGCCATGGGCGCGGCGGCCCGCTACCTGCACGTCCCCGGCGAGCAGGAGCTGCTCGGCCGCGGCGTGTCGGCCTGCGCCACGTGCGACGGCTTCTTCTTCCGCGACCAGGACATCGCGGTGATCGGCGGCGGCGACTCGGCGATGGAGGAGGCGACGTTCCTGACCAGGTTCGCCCGGTCCGTCACGGTCATCCACCGCCGCGAGGAGTTCCGCGCCTCCAAGATCATGCTGGAGCGCGCGCGGAGCAACGAGAAGATCAAGTGGCTGCTCAACGCCGAGGTGGTCGAGGTGCTGGGCCAGGACTCCGGCACGGTGGCCGGCGTGAAGACCCGCGACACCCGCACCGGTGAGGTCACCGAGCACCCGTTCACCGGCTTCTTCGTCGCGATCGGCCACGACCCCCGCAGCGAGCTGGTCAAGGGCCAGGTCGAGCTGGACGGCGAGGGTTACGTCCAGGTCATCGGCCGCACGACTCACACGAACGTGGACGGGGTGTTCGCCGCGGGCGACCTCGTCGACCACACCTACCGCCAGGCGATCACCGCCGCCGGCTCGGGCTGCGCCGCCGCGATCGACGCGGAGCGCTGGCTCGCCGAGCACGGGACCACGGAGGCCGCCGTCACCGCCGAGCACGTCGGCGGCGGCTACGGCGAGCCCGTCACCACCAGCTGA
- a CDS encoding CCA tRNA nucleotidyltransferase, with the protein MSGPLASAATPPEQDNAVVELLSALPVAEELAARFAAAGHRLYLVGGSVRDAMIGRLSGDLDFTTDARPPRIMALLKGWADAIWDTGIAFGTVGATKHGQTVEITTFRADSYDGVTRNPEVTFGDSIEGDLVRRDFTVNAMAYDVVNRQLIDPTGGREALRAGVLDTPATPQESFSDDPLRMLRAARFTSQLGFAVAPRVLEAMAAMAGELTRITAERVQVELSKLLTGAHPRAGVELMVEAKLADVVLPELPAMKLEIDEHHQHKDVFHHSLVVLDQAIDLEAADPDGGAEPDLVLRLAALLHDIGKPDTRRFEEGGGVSFHHHEVVGAKMVRKRLRALKYSKEIVEDVAQLVYLHLRFHGYGSGEWTDSAVRRYVTDAGHLLPRLHKLVRADCTTRNRRKANALQRTYDDLERRIERIAAEEDLKRVRPDLDGNEIMRLLGLPPGPMVGKAWKFLKELRLDRGPLDHDEAVAELLAWARAEGVQPPGD; encoded by the coding sequence GTGTCCGGACCCCTCGCCTCCGCCGCCACTCCGCCTGAGCAGGACAATGCCGTGGTGGAACTGCTGAGCGCCCTCCCCGTCGCCGAGGAACTGGCCGCCCGCTTCGCCGCGGCCGGTCACCGCCTGTACCTGGTGGGCGGCAGCGTGCGGGACGCCATGATCGGGCGGCTGTCCGGCGACCTCGACTTCACCACCGACGCCCGGCCGCCGCGGATCATGGCGCTGCTCAAGGGCTGGGCGGACGCGATCTGGGACACCGGCATCGCGTTCGGCACGGTCGGCGCGACCAAGCACGGTCAGACCGTGGAGATCACCACGTTCCGCGCCGACAGCTACGACGGCGTCACCCGCAACCCCGAGGTGACCTTCGGCGACAGCATCGAGGGCGACCTGGTCCGGCGCGACTTCACCGTCAACGCGATGGCCTACGACGTGGTGAACCGGCAGCTCATCGACCCGACCGGCGGCCGCGAGGCGCTGCGGGCGGGTGTCCTGGACACCCCGGCGACCCCGCAGGAGTCGTTCTCCGACGACCCGCTGCGGATGCTGCGCGCGGCCCGGTTCACCTCCCAGCTCGGCTTCGCCGTCGCGCCCCGGGTGCTGGAGGCGATGGCGGCCATGGCCGGCGAGCTGACCCGCATCACCGCCGAGCGCGTGCAGGTCGAGCTGTCCAAGCTGCTCACCGGCGCGCACCCGCGCGCGGGCGTGGAGCTGATGGTCGAGGCGAAGCTGGCCGACGTGGTGCTGCCCGAGCTGCCCGCGATGAAGCTGGAGATCGACGAGCACCACCAGCACAAGGACGTGTTCCACCACTCGCTGGTCGTGCTCGACCAGGCCATCGACCTGGAGGCGGCGGACCCGGACGGCGGCGCCGAGCCGGACCTGGTGCTGCGGCTGGCCGCGTTGCTGCACGACATCGGCAAGCCGGACACCCGGCGGTTCGAGGAGGGCGGCGGCGTGTCGTTCCACCACCACGAGGTGGTCGGGGCGAAGATGGTCCGCAAGCGTTTGCGCGCGTTGAAGTACTCGAAGGAGATCGTCGAGGACGTCGCCCAGCTCGTGTACCTCCACCTGCGCTTCCACGGCTACGGGAGCGGCGAGTGGACCGACTCGGCGGTCCGCCGGTACGTCACCGACGCGGGTCACCTGCTCCCCCGCCTGCACAAGCTGGTCCGCGCCGACTGCACGACGCGCAACCGGCGCAAGGCCAACGCGCTGCAGCGCACGTACGACGACCTGGAGCGCCGCATCGAGCGGATCGCCGCCGAGGAGGACCTCAAGCGGGTCCGACCGGACCTGGACGGCAACGAGATCATGCGGCTGCTGGGCCTGCCACCCGGGCCGATGGTCGGCAAGGCGTGGAAGTTCCTCAAGGAGCTGCGCCTGGACCGCGGCCCGCTGGACCACGACGAGGCGGTCGCCGAGCTGCTGGCGTGGGCGCGTGCGGAGGGTGTCCAGCCGCCGGGCGACTGA
- the sigM gene encoding RNA polymerase sigma factor SigM produces MTAAASSDADLITAHAAGDPHAFSELVRRHRDRMWAVALRTLRDPEEAADALQEAFISAFRAAASFRAESQVTTWLHRIVVNACLDRMRRRQTRPTVPLPEAGPGEPVAPRDAMAERETRLVVQAALNELPEEQRAPIVLVDVEGYSVAETAQLLGIAEGTVKSRCARGRAKLAKVLGHLRNQGAEANVPLNDVQVQQGRQLEER; encoded by the coding sequence GTGACCGCCGCAGCCAGCTCGGACGCAGACCTCATCACGGCGCACGCCGCGGGTGACCCGCACGCCTTCTCCGAGCTCGTGCGCAGGCACCGGGATCGCATGTGGGCCGTCGCGCTGCGCACGTTGCGCGACCCCGAAGAGGCCGCGGACGCGTTGCAGGAGGCGTTCATCTCCGCCTTCCGCGCCGCCGCGAGCTTCCGGGCCGAGTCCCAGGTCACGACCTGGCTGCACCGAATAGTCGTCAACGCCTGCCTGGACCGGATGCGCAGGCGACAAACCAGGCCGACCGTGCCGCTGCCCGAAGCGGGCCCCGGCGAGCCGGTCGCGCCGCGCGACGCGATGGCCGAGCGCGAGACCCGCCTGGTGGTCCAGGCCGCCCTCAACGAGCTGCCCGAGGAGCAGCGCGCCCCGATCGTGCTGGTCGACGTGGAGGGCTACTCGGTGGCGGAAACGGCCCAGCTCCTGGGCATCGCGGAGGGCACCGTCAAGTCGCGGTGCGCCCGCGGACGGGCCAAGCTCGCCAAAGTTCTGGGGCACCTCCGGAACCAGGGTGCAGAAGCGAACGTCCCACTGAACGATGTGCAGGTGCAACAGGGACGTCAGTTGGAGGAACGATGA
- a CDS encoding response regulator transcription factor codes for MNAWGLSEGGTRAQGLDELSDRQRAVLRCLARGLADHEIARVLALSQHQVGAVVSEILRALNLRDRMAAVVYAHETGIIRLPLPR; via the coding sequence ATGAACGCTTGGGGACTGTCCGAGGGGGGCACCCGGGCGCAAGGGCTGGATGAGCTGTCCGACCGGCAACGGGCCGTGCTCCGCTGCCTGGCCAGGGGGCTCGCGGACCACGAGATAGCGCGGGTGCTGGCGTTGAGCCAGCACCAGGTGGGGGCGGTGGTGTCGGAGATCCTGCGCGCGTTGAACCTGCGGGACCGGATGGCGGCGGTGGTCTACGCCCACGAGACGGGGATCATCCGCCTGCCCCTACCGCGCTGA
- a CDS encoding DUF6049 family protein, whose translation MKRLLSALAAAGVLLVTTASAAPAAPVDGGRLPVRPAPATQVWATRALSSQPGQQSQVWLRLDVEEMTPRVVTADGPDSITISGKVVNVGDRALEDIELRLERGQPLTSEEQVRKALREPTDAEVVQPNFTPVTDRLEQNESKPFRLTVPLRGTDPTSLRITEPGIYPILANINGVPDYGGRARLAALSTLLPVLAMPGGQAPTPPANPAKLTLLWPLADRPRLVNENPPVLADDELAGSLAMGGRLYGLLMAYESALTSPLGTGVCLAVDPDLLRTVEAMSQGYEVSGQGAGKGKSAAGMWRDRLRLLAAGRCVIALPDADADLVALSRAELTGLLDLSLAGAEVVRRVLGVQPTSGLVWPEDGVLDQPTLANLTARGVTSLVLDQSAVAGTPGTGPVRFDVAEGKPVTAVRVDGMVSDALQGAATTRPVAGVTTPSETRPVSVQNALAALTFRAGFQSTGQHVVVTPPRRWNAPTGEVDLLLRTAKSLVGGGFATPVALESLLASPPEQTAALSYPVDAGAREVPPTVTASVAESWSRLHQLAESMSQPDAESAEPADLVDPLRLALLRAVSGAWRGNEDGARAALAVGRTQLDGLRDQVTVTEPNSPILLGSGDSPIPLSIKNRLDVRVTVRIVIEDTPGIVAKDLTDIELPARGDRLVRVPVEVQRSGRFPVHVRLVTTSGVELGERARLEVSSSAYGTITVVITGLAGAALVLLSARRIYRRVRAARAASAQVPNDASEVTPERSSTS comes from the coding sequence GTGAAACGGCTGCTGTCCGCTCTGGCGGCGGCGGGGGTCCTCCTCGTGACCACCGCGTCCGCCGCGCCCGCCGCGCCCGTCGACGGGGGGCGCCTGCCCGTCCGGCCCGCGCCCGCGACCCAGGTGTGGGCGACCCGGGCGCTGTCGAGCCAACCGGGCCAGCAGTCGCAGGTGTGGCTGCGCCTGGACGTCGAGGAGATGACCCCCCGGGTGGTCACCGCCGACGGCCCGGACTCGATCACCATCTCCGGCAAGGTCGTCAACGTCGGCGACCGGGCCCTGGAGGACATCGAGCTGCGCCTGGAGCGCGGCCAGCCGCTGACCAGCGAGGAGCAGGTCCGCAAGGCGCTGCGCGAGCCGACCGACGCCGAGGTCGTGCAGCCGAACTTCACCCCGGTCACCGACCGCCTCGAGCAGAACGAGTCCAAGCCGTTCCGGCTCACCGTGCCGTTGCGCGGCACGGACCCGACCTCGCTGCGGATCACCGAGCCCGGCATCTACCCGATCCTGGCCAACATCAACGGCGTCCCCGACTACGGCGGCCGCGCCCGCCTGGCCGCGCTGAGCACCCTGCTGCCGGTGCTCGCGATGCCCGGCGGGCAGGCGCCGACCCCGCCCGCCAACCCCGCGAAGCTCACCCTGCTCTGGCCGCTGGCCGACCGGCCGCGCCTGGTCAACGAGAACCCGCCCGTCCTCGCCGACGACGAGCTGGCCGGCTCGCTGGCCATGGGCGGGCGGCTGTACGGGCTGCTCATGGCCTACGAGTCCGCCTTGACCAGCCCGCTGGGCACCGGCGTGTGCCTGGCCGTCGACCCGGACCTGCTGCGCACGGTCGAGGCGATGAGCCAGGGCTACGAGGTCAGCGGCCAGGGCGCGGGCAAGGGCAAGAGCGCCGCCGGGATGTGGCGCGACCGGTTGCGGCTGCTGGCCGCCGGCCGGTGCGTGATCGCGCTGCCGGACGCGGACGCCGACCTCGTCGCGCTGTCCCGCGCCGAGCTCACCGGACTGCTCGACCTCTCGCTGGCGGGCGCCGAGGTGGTCCGCCGGGTGCTGGGCGTGCAGCCGACGTCGGGGCTGGTCTGGCCCGAGGACGGCGTGCTCGACCAGCCGACGCTGGCGAACCTGACCGCCCGCGGCGTCACGTCCCTGGTGCTCGACCAGTCGGCCGTGGCGGGCACCCCCGGCACCGGTCCGGTGCGGTTCGACGTCGCCGAGGGCAAGCCGGTCACCGCCGTGCGCGTCGACGGCATGGTGTCCGACGCGTTGCAGGGCGCGGCGACGACCCGGCCGGTCGCGGGCGTGACCACGCCCAGCGAGACCCGGCCGGTGTCGGTGCAGAACGCGCTGGCCGCGCTCACGTTCCGGGCCGGGTTCCAGAGCACGGGCCAGCACGTGGTCGTCACGCCGCCGCGCCGGTGGAACGCGCCGACCGGCGAGGTCGACCTGCTGCTGCGCACGGCGAAGTCCCTGGTCGGAGGCGGGTTCGCGACGCCGGTCGCGCTGGAGTCGCTGCTCGCGTCACCGCCGGAGCAGACCGCCGCGCTGAGCTACCCGGTCGACGCGGGCGCCCGCGAGGTGCCGCCGACCGTGACCGCGTCGGTCGCCGAGTCGTGGAGCCGGCTGCACCAGCTCGCGGAGTCGATGAGCCAGCCGGACGCGGAGTCCGCCGAGCCGGCCGACCTGGTCGACCCGCTGCGGTTGGCACTGCTGCGCGCGGTGTCGGGCGCGTGGCGCGGCAACGAGGACGGTGCGCGCGCCGCGCTGGCGGTGGGCCGCACGCAGCTCGACGGGCTGCGGGACCAGGTCACCGTGACCGAGCCGAACAGCCCGATCCTGCTCGGTTCGGGCGACAGCCCGATCCCGCTGTCCATCAAGAACCGGCTCGACGTGCGGGTCACGGTCCGGATCGTGATCGAGGACACACCGGGCATCGTGGCCAAGGACCTCACCGACATCGAGCTGCCCGCGCGTGGCGACCGCCTGGTGCGGGTACCGGTGGAGGTGCAGCGGTCCGGGCGGTTCCCGGTGCACGTCCGCCTGGTCACCACCAGTGGTGTCGAGCTGGGCGAACGGGCCCGGTTGGAGGTGTCGTCCTCCGCGTACGGGACGATCACGGTCGTCATCACCGGCCTGGCGGGCGCCGCGCTGGTGCTGCTGTCCGCCCGGCGCATCTACCGCCGGGTGCGCGCCGCGCGGGCCGCGTCCGCGCAGGTGCCGAACGACGCGAGCGAGGTCACGCCGGAGAGGTCGAGCACGAGTTGA